Part of the Balnearium lithotrophicum genome is shown below.
TAATTCCAGCCTGCAGTATTTGGTCTTTTAAAAACCAATAAGGAACTTTTAGGAGGAAAAGATGGCAAAGGAGAAATTTGAAAGGAAGAAACCCCACAAGAACGTGGGAACGATAGGTCACGTTGACCACGGAAAAACAACCCTCACAGCAGCAAT
Proteins encoded:
- a CDS encoding GTP-binding protein, which translates into the protein MAKEKFERKKPHKNVGTIGHVDHGKTTLTAA